The nucleotide sequence GTCGCGCAGGACGTCGGCGAACCCGTCGTGCTCGGCGCGCGCCCGGCGCACCCACAGCAGGTCGTCGAAGAGGAGGGCGTCCTTGTTGCTGGGGGTGAGGCGCTTGAGTTCGAGGTCGGGCCGGTGCAGGATCACCCGTTGCAGCCGCCCGGCCTCGGATTCGACGTGGAATGCCATGCCTTCATCCTGGCCGTCCGCGACCGGGTTCACGCGCTTCCCGACCGTTTCCGCGCCCTTGTTTCCGTCGTGGCGACGTGAAGCGGGGGCGGTCTCCCGCGGCGCGTGCTCGGAGAGTGACAGGTGGCGCACGCGTGGTTCCCGTGGTCCGTACCTGGTGGTACACACAGCGGGTGCACGTGTTCCTGTCCGCCAGCAGGAAGGTTGCTCCCGCATGTCCGCATCACGACGTCAGGTCCTGGCCTCCGCGAGCGCGGTGGGGGCGGGTATCGCCTTCACCGGAGCGTTGTCCGAGCTCTTCGCGGGCACCGCAGCCGCCCAGCCGCTGGGCCGCACCGGTTACGGCCCGCTCGTCCCCGACCCGGACGGTCTGCTCGATCTGCCGAAGGGGTTCCGCTACCGGGTGCTCTCCCGCGAGGGCGATCCCCTGCGCTCCGGCGAGGGTCCGGTGCCGTCCAACCACGACGGCATGGCCGCCTTCGCGGGCCGGGACGGCCGCACCCACCTCGTCCGCAATCACGAGAACCGCCCCACCGCCAGGATCCGCGTCCCCGCCGTCGAGGGCCTGACCTACGACCCCGAGGGCCACGGCGGCTGTACGGCCCTGACGCTGGACTCCCGCGATCGCGTCCTGTCCGAACGGGTCGCCATCGCCGGCACGGCCGTCAACTGCGCGGGCGGCCGCACCCCCTGGGACACCTGGCTGACCTGCGAGGAGACCGAGGACCGGGCGGGCGACAACGGCCACACCAAGGACCACGGCTTCATCTTCGAGGTCCACCCCACCGACCCGCACCGCACCGGCGCCGTCCCGCTGACCGCGATGGGCCGCTTCCAGCACGAGGCGATCGCCGTCGACCCCGGACGCGGTGTGGTCTACGAGACCGAGGACGCCTTCCTCAAGCCGTTCGGGCTGTTCTACCGCTTCCTGCCCGAGAAGCCGCTGGGCGGTGTCGGTTCGCTCCGCGCGGGCGGGCGTCTGCAGGCGATGCGGGTGCCGGGCGTGCCGGACCTGTCGGCGGTCCGGGAGACGGGAGCCGCCTTCGACGGCATCGAGTGGGTGGACGTCCCCGACCCGCTGGCCGCCACCACCCCGACCCGGCTGCAGGACTACGGCCCGCGCGGCATCACCCACGCGCAGAAGCTGGAGGGCTGCTACTGGGGCGGCTCCTGCGTGTACTTCGTGTCGTCCTTCGCGCACAGCGCGGAGGGCTCCGCCGCCGACCACTTCGGCCAGATCTGGCGGTACGACCCGCGACGCCGCCGCCTCACCCTGGTGATCGTCTTCGGCCCCGACACCGACGTGCGGTTGCCCGGCGAGTCCCCGGACAACATCTGTCTCGCCCCCAGCGGCGGCCTGATGGTCTGCGAGGACGGCAACGGCGCCCAGCACGTCTTCGGCGTCACGCGCGGCGGCGAGGTGTACGCGATGGCCCGCGGCAGGCAGAACACCGGCACCCCGGAGAAGCCGGAGTGGGGCGAGTTCGCGGGCGTCACCTTCTCGCCGGACGGCGGCACGATGTACGTCAACTGCTACACACCGGGCACCACCTTCGCGGTGACCGGGCCCTGGCGGAGGTAGGCCCCCGCCAGGGCGGCCGGTGGACTACAGGCGCGGGTCCACCGGCTCCGACTCCAGCGCGAGTACGCCGAACACCGCCTCGTGGACCCGCCACAGCGGTTCCCCGTCGGCGAGCCGGTCCAGGGCCTCAAGGCCGAGGGCGTACTCGCGCAGCGCCAGCGACCGCTTGTGGTTGAGGAACCGGCGGCGCAGCTTGGCCAGGTTCTCCGGGCGCGTGTACTCGGGACCGTAGATGATCCGCAGGTACTCGCGGCCACGGCACTTGATGCCCGGCTGCACCAGCCGGCCCTGCTCGTCGCGGACGAGGGCGCCGAGCGGCTTGACGACCATGCCCTCGCCGCCCCGGCCGGTCATCTCCAGCCACCAGTCGACACCCGCCCGCACCGACTCCGGGTCGCCGGTGTCGACGTACAGGCGCCGGGTGGTCTGGAGCAGGCCGGAGCCGTCGTGCTCCACCAGCCGGTCCAACAGGGCGAGTTGCTCGTCGTGCGGGAGCCCGGCCAGATTGCGGCCGCGCACCGCGAGGAGCTGGAAGGGGGCGAGCCGGACGCCCTCCAGGCCCTCGGTGGTCCAGCAGTAGCGGCGGTAGACGTCGGTGAACGCGGCCGCGTCGGCGGCGCGTTCACGCTGCCGGGTCAGGAGCGCGGACACGTCGGCGCCACGGGCCCCGGCCGCCTCCAGCGCGGCGAGCGCCGGCGGGAACACGGCGCCGGAGGCGGCGCCCACGGCGGCGTACTGGCGGCGCAGCAGTCCCTGCGCCTTGAGCGACCACGGCATCAACTCGGCGTCCAGCAGCAGCCAGTCGGTGTCGAGCCGCTCCCACAGGTCCGCCTCGGTGATCGCCGAGCGGAGCCGGTCGAGTATCTCCTCGGTCACCGTGCCGTCGTCGAAGAACGGGCGGCCGGTGCGGGTGTACAGGGCGCCCGTGGGCCCCTCGGGCACACCGAACCGCTCGGCGGCCGTCGCCGCGTCCCGGCACACCAGGACCACGGCCCGCGAACCCATGTGCTTCTCCTCGCACACCACCCGCTCGACCCCGTCCCGCGCGTACTGTGCGAACGCCTCGGCCGGGTGCTCCAGGTAGCCGTCCTCCTGGGAGGTGGGCGTCGGCGCCATGGTGGGCGGGAGGTACGGCAGCAGACGCGGGTCGACGGCGAAGCGGCTCATGACCTCGAGGGCGGCGGCCGCGTTCTCCTCGCGGACCGCGACGCGGCCCGCGTACCGGGTCTCCACACCGCCGCGGCCGCGTACGTCGGCCAGGTCCAGCGGCCGTCCGTCGTGGCCGCCGGGCGCGTCGACGCGCAGCGGCCGGACCGGCTCGTACCAGGTCCGCTCGGCGGGGACGTCCACCACCTCGCGCTCCGGCCAGCGCAGCGCGGTCAGCTTGCCGCCGAAGACGGCGCCGGTGTCCAGGCAGATGGTGTTGTTGAGCCACGTGGCTTCCGGGACCGGGGTGTGGCCGTAGACCACTGCGGCACGGCCCCGGTAGTCCTCGGCCCAGGGGTAGCGCACGGGCAGCCCGAACTCGTCGGTCTCGCCGGTGGTCTCGCCGTACAGGGCGTGCGAGCGGACCCGGCCCGAGGTGCGGCCGTGGTACTTCTCCGGCAGGCCCGCGTGGCACACCACGAGACGCCCGCCGTCGAGGACGTAGTGGCTGACCAGCCCGTCGATGAAGCGGCGCACCTCGTCCTTGAACTCCTCGCTCTCGCCCTCCATCTGGGCGACGGTCTCGGCGAGGCCGTGGGTGTGCTGGACGGTGCGGCCCTTGAGGTGGCGGCCGAACTTGTTCTCGTGGTTGCCCGGCACGCACAGCGCGGTCCCGGCCGCGACCATGCCCATCACGCGCCGCAGCACGGCGGGACTGTCCGGGCCCCGGTCGACCAGGTCGCCGACGAACACGGCGGTACGGCCCTCGGGGTGCACACCGTCGGAGTAGCCCAACTTGACCAGCAGCGACTCCAGTTCAGCGAAGCAGCCGTGGATGTCGCCGATGATGTCGAACGGGCCGGTGAGGTGGGTGAGGTCGTTGTACCGCTTCTCGGTGACGATGGTGGCGGCCTCCACCTCGGCCACCCCGCGCAGCACGTGCACCTTGCGGAAGCCCTCGCGCTCCAGGTGCCGCAGGGAGCGGCGGAGTTCGCGGGAGTGGCGCTGGATCACCCGGCGGGGCATGCCCGCGCGGTCGGCGCGGGCCGCGTTGCGCTCGGCGCACACCTCCTCGGGCACGTCGAGCACGATGGCGATGGGCAGCACGTCGTACTTCTTGGCGAGGTCGATCAACTGGCGCCGGGCGTCCGGCTGGACGCTGGTGGCATCGACGACGGTACGGCGGCCGGCCGCGAGCCGCTTGCCCGCGATGTAGTGCAGGACGTCGAAGGCGTCCCTGGTCGCGCTCTGGTCGTTCTCGTCGTCGGCGACGAGTCCCCGGCAGAAGTCGGAGGAGATCACTTCGGTGGGCGCGAAGTGCCTTCGGGCGAAGGTCGACTTGCCGGAGCCGGTGGCGCCGACGAGGACGACGAGGGAGAGGTCGGTGACGGGCAGCGCCCGTCCCGTGCGGGTCTCGGTCATGCGGCCTTCGCCTCCTTCTTGTCCTGCTCGGTGGTGTCGCGGTGGAACAGGGCCATCTGGGTGGGCGGTCCCACCTCGGGGTCGTCGGGCCCGACGGGGCGGAACTCGACGGTGTAGCCGTACCGTCCGGCGACCTCGGCCGCCCAGGTGCGGAACTCCTCGCGGGTCCACTCGAAGCGGTGGTCGCCGTGCCGGACGTGCCCGGCGGGCAGGCTCTCCCAGCGGACGTTGTACTCGACGTTCGGCGTGGTCACGAGGACCGTGCGCGGGCGGGCAGCGCCGAACACGGCGTACTCCAGGGCGGGCAGCCGGGGCAGGTCGAGGTGCTCGATCACCTCGCTGAGCACGGCCGCGTCGTACCCGGTGAGCCGCTTGTCGGTGTAGGTGAGCGAGCCCTGGAGCAGGTGGACGCGGGACGCCTGGCGCTCGCCCATGCGGTCCAGCCCCAGGCGCCGGGCGGCGATGGCGAGGGCGCGCGCGGACACGTCGACGCCGGTGATCTCGGTGAACCGCACGTCCCGCAGCAGCTCCCGCACGAGGTGGCCCTCGCCGCAGCCGAGGTCGAGCACCCGTGCGGCGCCGGCCTCGCGCAGTCCGGTGAGGATCGCCTCCCGGCGCTGCACCGCGAGCGGGGTGGACCGGGGTTCGGCCTCGGCCTCCGCCTCCACGGCGTTGTCGATGTCCTCGACCTCGCTGTCGTCGGTCTCGGCCAGGCGCACCAGCTCCAGCCGCTCCATCGCCTGCCGGGTCAGCGACCAGCGGCGGGAGAGGTAGCGGTTGGTGATCAGGCGGTGCTCGGGGTGGCCGGGCAGCCAGCCCTCACCGGCGCGCAGCAGCTTGTCGACCTCGTCGGGGGCGACCCAGTAGTGCTTGGCGTCGTCCAGCACCGGCAGCAGGACGTAGAGGTGGCGCAGTGCCTCGGCGAGGGTGAGCTTCTCCGACTCCAGCACCAGGCGGATGTAGCGCGAGTCGCCCCAGTCGGGGAACTCGGCGTCCAGGGCGACCGGTTCGGCGGTGACGTCCCAGCCGAGCGGGGCGAACAGGGCGCGCACCAGGTCCGGGCCGCCCTTCGCGGCGACGGCGGGCACCTCGATGCGCAGCGGCAGCGGGGCGGCGGCGCGCTCCGGGCGTGCCTTGCACACACCGCGCAGGGCGGTGGAGAAGACGGCGCTCAGGGCGACGGCCAGGAGCGAGGAGGCCGCGTAGGGGCGGTCGTTGACGTACTGGCCGAGGGCCGCGTCGGGGGCGCCGCCCCGGCCCTTGCCCTTGCCGCGCCGGATCAGCGCGATGGGATCGACCTCCAGCAGCAGCGCGGCCGTGCAGCGCTCGACCTCCGCCTCGGGGTAGAAGACGTGCGCGGTCCCGTGGGACGTGCTGAACGTCTGGGCGTTGCCCGGGTTCTTGTGCAGCAGATACCCGAGGTCGGTGGCGGGGACGGCGGCCGTGCCGCTCGTGGAGATCGTCAGGAACACATGAACGAGTCTCGCGGTAGGGAAGGCGCGTTGACCACCGCTTTTCCGGAGTCTGTGCACTGATTTCCGCGGGGCCGGCCGCACGGACGACGGCGGGCCCCGCGGGCGGGCGTCAGGACACCTGGGGCATGACCTGGGCGGAGATCAGCTCCAGTTGGTCGAGGTCGTCGAGGTCGAGCATCTGGAAGTAGATCCGCTCGGAGCCGACCGCCTGGTAGCGGCCGATCTTCTCGACCACCTCGGCGGGGGTGCCGGCCAGGCCGTTGGCCTTCAGCTCGTCGACGTCGCGGCCGATGACGGCGGCACGGCGGGCCACCTCGGCGTCGTCCCGGCCGACGCAGGCGACCAGGGCGTTGGAGTAGACGAGGGAGTCGGGGGCGCGGCCGGCCTCCTCGGCGGCGGCACGGACCCGGCCGAACTGGCGCTCGGTGTCCTCGACGGAGGCGAAGGGGATGTTGAACTCGTCGGCGTACCGGGCGGCGAGGCGCGGGGTGCGCTTGGCGCCGTGACCGCCGATGAGCACCGGGACCTTGCGCTGGGCGGGCTTGGGCAGCGCGGGCGACTCGGTGAGGTCGTAGTAGGTGCCGTGGAAGTCGTAGGTCTTGCCGGCCTCGGTGGCCCACAGGCCGGTGACGACCTCGAGCTGTTCCTCCAGGCGGGCGAACTTCTCCTTCGGGAAGGGGATGCCGTACGCCTTGTGCTCCTCCTCGAACCAGCCCGCGCCGAGGCCGAGTTCGACCCGTCCGCCGGACATCTGGTCGACCTGGGCGACCTGGATGGCGAGCACGCCGGGCAGCCGGAAGGTGCCGGCGGTCATGAGGGTGCCGAGCCGGATGCGGCTGGTCTCGCGGGCGAGTCCGGCGAGCGTGATCCAGGCGTCGGTGGGGCCGGGCAGGCCGCTCACGTCACCCATGCGGAGGTAGTGGTCGGAGCGAAAGAAGGCGTCGAATCCGAGATCCTCGGTGGCCTTCGCCACGGTGAGCAAGGTGTCGTAGGTGGCCCCCTGCTGGGGCTCGGTGAAGATACGAAGGTCCATGACCTCCATCCTGCACGTCATCGGCCCGGCGGACCGCATCGGCACCGCCGCGCGGGCCGGTACCGGCCAGGGCACCTCCGTCCGCTCAGCCCGGCTCCCCCTCCGGCAGCAGCTCCTCCCTGGCCGCCAGCTTGCGCAGCATCTCCAGGACCCGGTCGCGGGACTCGTCCGCCGCGTCGATGGCTTCCATGCACTGCCAGTACACCGCCTCGTCGGACGCGGCGCTGGCTATGCCGACCAGGGCCATGCCCACCTCGCCGAGCAGCCCGCACAGGCACAGCAGGGTCCGGCGCGCGTCGGCGAGCTCGGTGAGCCGGGCGGCGAGCAGCTCGCCGGTGTCCAGCTCGGGCGGGTCCAGCACCCCGCAGCCCCGCCCCGCCAGCTCCATCAGCCCCAGCGCCTCCCCCCGCAGCTCCGGCGGCCCGGACACCGCCAGCCTGCTGCCGATCGCCTGCGACAGGGCCTGCGCCTGCCACACCTCCCGCAGGGTCCCCGGCGCGTCGGCGCCCGCCACCAACGCCTCTCTGCTGATCCCGATGAGCCGTAACGCGTCCATCCGCCGCCCCGTCCCCGTCCGTCCGTTCGACCGCACATACGTCTTCACTACCCAGAGTGATGGCACTTGGGGCGAAAAGCCAGAGGAAGACGGAAATCTGTGGACAACAATTCGGAATCGACAGGGAAATTGACTCCGTAGAGTGATAGCGGAGCAGATCGGTCCGCTCCTTGGATCAGGGCACGTCCCCGGCTCCCGGCACCGGGAACCGCCCCTCGTTCCGCTCGATCTTCGCCGCGAGGGCCGTCAGCGGGTCGATGCCCAGGACCTCGCACAGTTGGAGGAGGTAGGCGAGGACGTCGGCGACCTCGTCGGTGACGCGGTGGGCGGTGTCGGGGTCGGACATGACGCCGGCCGACTCGTCCGGGGTCAACCACTGGAAGATCTCGACCAGTTCGGCCGCCTCCACGCTGAGCGCGGAGACGAGGTTCTTGGGGGTGTGGTACGGCTGCCAGTTGCGGGCGGCGGCGAACTCGGCCAGCCTGCGCTGGAGTCCGGCCAGATCGGGGTGTTCGGTCACGGCTCCAGGTGTACCACCGTGATACCGGGCTTCCCCGCGCACCAGGCCGCGTCGCCGACAGCGCCCACCCAGCGGATGTGGCCGCGCTCGCCCATCTCGGCCGCCGTGAGCAGGAGTTGGCCCCGCTGGCCGGGGTCCAGGCAGCGGTCGAAGCCGTCGGCGAGCACCGTGAGGGTGCGCAGCGCGTCCGGCACCTCCCCCGGCGCGTCCACGTCCAGCACCCCCGGCCCGGTCAGCAGGACCAGGGCCAGCGCGACGTAGCGCAGCTCGCCGTCACCGAGCCGGGCCAGCTCGGTGCGGTGGCCGTCGCCCCGGTCGAGCAGGGCCCGTACCGTGCCGTCCCGCAGCCGTTCGGCGGCCAGGTCGGTCACCGGGCCCGCACACCCGGCGCGCACCACCTCGACCAACCGGGCGTGCCGGCGGCCGCATTCGGCGCGCGTACGGCTCAGGACGTCGGCGAGGTTGTCGCAGCCCGGCAGCAGCCGCCCCGAACCGGTGGGCACCGGGACGCGCATGCGCTCGGGCACCGGGTCGCAGGAGAAGACGGAGCGCAGCGCGACGACCATCTGCTCGGCGGCGGCCAGCACCCGGCGCTGTCCGTCGGTCTTCCCCGCCACCCGCAGCGGCAGCAGGGTGGTACCGAGGATGTCGTCGGGCAGCGGGGCGCGGGTCACCGGGGCGGAGCCCGCCGTGTGCCAGGCGGCCTGCACGGTCCGGCGCTCCGGGTCGCGCAGCGCGGTCTCCAGCAGGACGACCCCGCCCGCGCTGAGCCGCTCGCCCACGATGCGCAGCCGGGGTTCGGCCTGCACGGCCACGTCGAGCTGGACCGGACCCTCGACGCCGTCCGCCGTGCAGCCGATCCGGAAACCGCGCCGCCCCTCGGCGTCCGGCCGCGCCCGGTCGGGCACCCAGGCCGACGGGTCCGGGAACACCTCGGTGAGCACGGCCCCGCCGCCGAGCCGGGCGAGCGCCTCGTAGGCGGCGAGCGCGGTCGACTTGCCGGACCCGCTGGGCCCGGCGAACAGGGTGACGGCGCCCAGCGGGAACGAGGCCCGGCGGTGCCCGGCGAACGCGGACAGCCGCAGCTCGGTGATCCGGGCACGCACGTCGTACGCCTCTGGGAACGGCACCGGAGCGGAGACGGAGGGGACGGGGGAGACGGACATGAGCGGACCGTAGGACCGCGCCCACGGGACGAACCGTTTTTCTCCCCCGACCTTCCTACGATCGGGCGACCGCCTCGTCCCCGGACGCGCCACCCACTCGGCCCAACCGTCCTACGAACCTACGAGCGCCGGGCTCAGGACGAGGTCGCGCAACGACGCTCCTCAGC is from Streptomyces seoulensis and encodes:
- a CDS encoding alkaline phosphatase PhoX, translating into MSASRRQVLASASAVGAGIAFTGALSELFAGTAAAQPLGRTGYGPLVPDPDGLLDLPKGFRYRVLSREGDPLRSGEGPVPSNHDGMAAFAGRDGRTHLVRNHENRPTARIRVPAVEGLTYDPEGHGGCTALTLDSRDRVLSERVAIAGTAVNCAGGRTPWDTWLTCEETEDRAGDNGHTKDHGFIFEVHPTDPHRTGAVPLTAMGRFQHEAIAVDPGRGVVYETEDAFLKPFGLFYRFLPEKPLGGVGSLRAGGRLQAMRVPGVPDLSAVRETGAAFDGIEWVDVPDPLAATTPTRLQDYGPRGITHAQKLEGCYWGGSCVYFVSSFAHSAEGSAADHFGQIWRYDPRRRRLTLVIVFGPDTDVRLPGESPDNICLAPSGGLMVCEDGNGAQHVFGVTRGGEVYAMARGRQNTGTPEKPEWGEFAGVTFSPDGGTMYVNCYTPGTTFAVTGPWRR
- a CDS encoding 3' terminal RNA ribose 2'-O-methyltransferase Hen1; amino-acid sequence: MFLTISTSGTAAVPATDLGYLLHKNPGNAQTFSTSHGTAHVFYPEAEVERCTAALLLEVDPIALIRRGKGKGRGGAPDAALGQYVNDRPYAASSLLAVALSAVFSTALRGVCKARPERAAAPLPLRIEVPAVAAKGGPDLVRALFAPLGWDVTAEPVALDAEFPDWGDSRYIRLVLESEKLTLAEALRHLYVLLPVLDDAKHYWVAPDEVDKLLRAGEGWLPGHPEHRLITNRYLSRRWSLTRQAMERLELVRLAETDDSEVEDIDNAVEAEAEAEPRSTPLAVQRREAILTGLREAGAARVLDLGCGEGHLVRELLRDVRFTEITGVDVSARALAIAARRLGLDRMGERQASRVHLLQGSLTYTDKRLTGYDAAVLSEVIEHLDLPRLPALEYAVFGAARPRTVLVTTPNVEYNVRWESLPAGHVRHGDHRFEWTREEFRTWAAEVAGRYGYTVEFRPVGPDDPEVGPPTQMALFHRDTTEQDKKEAKAA
- a CDS encoding ATP-binding protein is translated as MSVSPVPSVSAPVPFPEAYDVRARITELRLSAFAGHRRASFPLGAVTLFAGPSGSGKSTALAAYEALARLGGGAVLTEVFPDPSAWVPDRARPDAEGRRGFRIGCTADGVEGPVQLDVAVQAEPRLRIVGERLSAGGVVLLETALRDPERRTVQAAWHTAGSAPVTRAPLPDDILGTTLLPLRVAGKTDGQRRVLAAAEQMVVALRSVFSCDPVPERMRVPVPTGSGRLLPGCDNLADVLSRTRAECGRRHARLVEVVRAGCAGPVTDLAAERLRDGTVRALLDRGDGHRTELARLGDGELRYVALALVLLTGPGVLDVDAPGEVPDALRTLTVLADGFDRCLDPGQRGQLLLTAAEMGERGHIRWVGAVGDAAWCAGKPGITVVHLEP
- a CDS encoding polynucleotide kinase-phosphatase, with the translated sequence MTETRTGRALPVTDLSLVVLVGATGSGKSTFARRHFAPTEVISSDFCRGLVADDENDQSATRDAFDVLHYIAGKRLAAGRRTVVDATSVQPDARRQLIDLAKKYDVLPIAIVLDVPEEVCAERNAARADRAGMPRRVIQRHSRELRRSLRHLEREGFRKVHVLRGVAEVEAATIVTEKRYNDLTHLTGPFDIIGDIHGCFAELESLLVKLGYSDGVHPEGRTAVFVGDLVDRGPDSPAVLRRVMGMVAAGTALCVPGNHENKFGRHLKGRTVQHTHGLAETVAQMEGESEEFKDEVRRFIDGLVSHYVLDGGRLVVCHAGLPEKYHGRTSGRVRSHALYGETTGETDEFGLPVRYPWAEDYRGRAAVVYGHTPVPEATWLNNTICLDTGAVFGGKLTALRWPEREVVDVPAERTWYEPVRPLRVDAPGGHDGRPLDLADVRGRGGVETRYAGRVAVREENAAAALEVMSRFAVDPRLLPYLPPTMAPTPTSQEDGYLEHPAEAFAQYARDGVERVVCEEKHMGSRAVVLVCRDAATAAERFGVPEGPTGALYTRTGRPFFDDGTVTEEILDRLRSAITEADLWERLDTDWLLLDAELMPWSLKAQGLLRRQYAAVGAASGAVFPPALAALEAAGARGADVSALLTRQRERAADAAAFTDVYRRYCWTTEGLEGVRLAPFQLLAVRGRNLAGLPHDEQLALLDRLVEHDGSGLLQTTRRLYVDTGDPESVRAGVDWWLEMTGRGGEGMVVKPLGALVRDEQGRLVQPGIKCRGREYLRIIYGPEYTRPENLAKLRRRFLNHKRSLALREYALGLEALDRLADGEPLWRVHEAVFGVLALESEPVDPRL
- a CDS encoding LLM class F420-dependent oxidoreductase; amino-acid sequence: MDLRIFTEPQQGATYDTLLTVAKATEDLGFDAFFRSDHYLRMGDVSGLPGPTDAWITLAGLARETSRIRLGTLMTAGTFRLPGVLAIQVAQVDQMSGGRVELGLGAGWFEEEHKAYGIPFPKEKFARLEEQLEVVTGLWATEAGKTYDFHGTYYDLTESPALPKPAQRKVPVLIGGHGAKRTPRLAARYADEFNIPFASVEDTERQFGRVRAAAEEAGRAPDSLVYSNALVACVGRDDAEVARRAAVIGRDVDELKANGLAGTPAEVVEKIGRYQAVGSERIYFQMLDLDDLDQLELISAQVMPQVS
- a CDS encoding nucleotide pyrophosphohydrolase; the encoded protein is MTEHPDLAGLQRRLAEFAAARNWQPYHTPKNLVSALSVEAAELVEIFQWLTPDESAGVMSDPDTAHRVTDEVADVLAYLLQLCEVLGIDPLTALAAKIERNEGRFPVPGAGDVP
- a CDS encoding DUF6099 family protein, with amino-acid sequence MDALRLIGISREALVAGADAPGTLREVWQAQALSQAIGSRLAVSGPPELRGEALGLMELAGRGCGVLDPPELDTGELLAARLTELADARRTLLCLCGLLGEVGMALVGIASAASDEAVYWQCMEAIDAADESRDRVLEMLRKLAAREELLPEGEPG